In Pseudomonas sp. GCEP-101, one DNA window encodes the following:
- the rho gene encoding transcription termination factor Rho, which yields MNLTELKQKPIAELLEMSDAMGLENMARSRKQDIIFALLKKHAKSGEEISGDGVLEILQDGFGFLRSADSSYLAGPDDIYVSPSQIRRFNLRTGDTIIGKIRPPKEGERYFALLKVDSINFDRPENAKNKILFENLTPLFPTKRLTMEAGNGSTEDLTGRVIDLCSPIGKGQRGLIVAPPKAGKTIMLQNIASNITRNNPECHLIVLLIDERPEEVTEMQRTVRGEVVASTFDEPPTRHVQVAEMVIEKAKRLVEHKKDVIILLDSITRLARAYNTVIPSSGKVLTGGVDAHALEKPKRFFGAARNIEEGGSLTILATALIETGSKMDEVIYEEFKGTGNSELILDRRISEKRVFPAININRSGTRREELLTGEEELQRMWILRKILHPMDEIAAVEFLLDKLKQTKTNDEFFDSMKRSK from the coding sequence ATGAATCTGACCGAACTCAAGCAAAAGCCGATTGCCGAATTGCTGGAAATGTCCGATGCCATGGGCCTGGAAAACATGGCTCGTTCGCGCAAACAGGACATTATCTTCGCACTGCTGAAAAAGCATGCGAAAAGCGGCGAGGAAATCTCCGGTGACGGCGTGCTGGAGATTCTCCAGGATGGCTTCGGCTTCCTGCGCTCCGCCGATTCCTCGTACCTGGCCGGCCCGGACGACATCTATGTCTCGCCCAGCCAGATCCGGCGCTTCAACCTGCGCACCGGCGATACCATCATCGGCAAGATTCGGCCGCCCAAGGAAGGTGAGCGTTACTTCGCCCTGCTGAAAGTCGACTCGATCAACTTCGATCGTCCGGAGAACGCGAAGAACAAGATTCTCTTCGAGAACCTGACGCCGCTGTTCCCGACCAAGCGCCTGACCATGGAAGCCGGCAACGGCTCCACCGAGGACCTCACCGGCCGAGTGATCGACCTCTGCTCGCCGATCGGCAAGGGCCAGCGCGGCCTGATCGTCGCCCCGCCGAAAGCGGGCAAGACCATCATGCTGCAGAACATTGCCTCGAACATCACCCGCAACAACCCCGAGTGCCACCTGATCGTCCTGCTGATCGACGAGCGCCCGGAAGAAGTGACCGAGATGCAGCGCACCGTGCGCGGCGAAGTGGTCGCCTCCACCTTCGACGAGCCGCCGACCCGCCACGTGCAGGTCGCCGAGATGGTGATCGAGAAGGCCAAGCGCCTGGTCGAGCACAAGAAGGACGTGATCATCCTGCTCGACTCCATCACCCGTCTGGCCCGTGCCTACAACACCGTGATCCCCAGCTCCGGCAAGGTGCTCACCGGTGGTGTCGACGCCCACGCCCTGGAAAAGCCCAAGCGCTTCTTCGGCGCCGCGCGCAACATCGAGGAAGGCGGTTCGCTGACCATCCTCGCCACCGCGCTGATCGAAACCGGCTCGAAGATGGACGAAGTGATCTACGAGGAATTCAAGGGTACCGGTAACTCGGAACTCATCCTCGACCGCCGCATCTCGGAAAAGCGCGTGTTCCCGGCGATCAACATCAATCGCTCCGGCACCCGTCGCGAAGAGCTGCTCACCGGCGAGGAAGAGCTGCAGCGCATGTGGATCCTGCGCAAGATCCTGCACCCGATGGACGAGATCGCCGCGGTCGAATTCCTGCTCGACAAGCTCAAGCAGACCAAGACCAACGACGAGTTCTTCGACTCGATGAAGCGCAGCAAGTAA
- the ubiD gene encoding 4-hydroxy-3-polyprenylbenzoate decarboxylase, whose amino-acid sequence MQYRDLREFIAALEQRGQLKRIQAPVSPVLEMTEVCDRTLRAKGPALLFEKPTGYDIPVLGNLFGTPERVALGMGAEDVSELREIGKLLAFLKEPEPPKGLKDAWSKLPIFKKVINMAPKVLKDAPCQEVIEEGDDVDLSRLPVQTCWPGDVAPLITWGLTVTRGPNKERQNLGIYRQQVIGRNKVIMRWLSHRGGALDFREWCQKHPGQPYPVAVALGADPATILGAVTPVPDNLSEYAFAGLLRGHKTELVKCIGNDLQVPASAEIVLEGVIHPGEMADEGPYGDHTGYYNEVDRFPVFTVERITRRQKPIYHSTYTGRPPDEPAILGVALNEVFVPILQKQFPEITDFYLPPEGCSYRMAVVTMKKQYPGHAKRVMLGVWSFLRQFMYTKFVIVTDDDINARDWNDVIWAITTRMDPKRDTVMIDNTPIDYLDFASPVSGLGSKMGLDATHKWPGETSREWGRVIEKDPAVTRRVDEIWASLGID is encoded by the coding sequence ATGCAGTATCGCGACCTGCGCGAGTTCATCGCTGCCCTGGAGCAGCGCGGACAGCTCAAGCGCATCCAGGCGCCGGTATCCCCGGTGCTGGAAATGACCGAGGTGTGCGACCGCACCCTGCGCGCCAAGGGCCCAGCCCTGCTGTTCGAAAAGCCCACCGGCTACGACATCCCCGTGCTCGGCAACCTGTTCGGCACGCCCGAGCGTGTCGCCCTGGGGATGGGCGCCGAGGACGTCTCCGAACTGCGCGAGATCGGGAAGCTGCTGGCCTTCCTCAAGGAGCCCGAGCCGCCCAAGGGGCTGAAGGACGCCTGGTCGAAGCTGCCGATCTTCAAGAAGGTCATCAACATGGCGCCCAAGGTCCTCAAGGACGCGCCGTGCCAGGAAGTGATCGAGGAGGGCGATGACGTCGACCTGTCCAGGCTGCCGGTGCAGACCTGCTGGCCCGGCGACGTCGCGCCGCTGATCACCTGGGGCCTGACCGTCACCCGCGGTCCGAACAAGGAACGGCAGAATCTGGGCATCTACCGCCAGCAGGTGATCGGCCGCAACAAGGTCATCATGCGCTGGCTCAGCCACCGCGGCGGCGCGCTGGACTTCCGCGAGTGGTGCCAGAAGCACCCCGGCCAGCCCTACCCGGTGGCCGTGGCCCTCGGCGCGGACCCGGCGACCATCCTCGGCGCCGTGACGCCGGTGCCGGACAACCTCTCCGAATACGCCTTCGCCGGCCTGCTGCGCGGGCACAAGACCGAGCTGGTCAAGTGCATCGGCAACGACCTGCAGGTACCGGCCAGCGCCGAGATCGTCCTCGAAGGGGTGATCCACCCCGGCGAGATGGCCGATGAAGGCCCCTACGGCGACCACACCGGCTACTACAACGAAGTGGACCGCTTCCCGGTGTTCACCGTCGAGCGCATCACCCGCCGGCAGAAACCCATCTACCACAGCACCTACACCGGCCGCCCGCCGGACGAGCCGGCGATTCTCGGCGTGGCGCTGAACGAAGTCTTCGTGCCGATCCTCCAGAAGCAGTTCCCCGAGATCACCGACTTCTACCTGCCGCCCGAAGGCTGCTCGTACCGCATGGCGGTGGTGACCATGAAGAAGCAGTATCCCGGCCACGCCAAGCGCGTGATGCTGGGTGTGTGGTCGTTCCTGCGACAGTTCATGTACACCAAGTTCGTTATCGTCACCGACGACGACATCAACGCCCGCGACTGGAACGACGTGATCTGGGCCATCACCACGCGCATGGACCCCAAGCGCGACACGGTGATGATCGACAACACCCCGATCGACTACCTGGACTTCGCCTCGCCGGTCTCGGGCCTGGGGTCGAAGATGGGCCTGGACGCCACCCACAAGTGGCCGGGCGAGACCAGTCGCGAATGGGGCCGGGTGATCGAGAAGGACCCGGCGGTGACCCGCCGCGTCGACGAGATCTGGGCGAGCCTGGGCATCGATTGA
- a CDS encoding CDP-6-deoxy-delta-3,4-glucoseen reductase, translating into MKVTLQPSGAQLELQPGERILDGARRLGYECPQSCRNGNCHICAALLVEGRVRQDGEVRDHGELFTCLAEPLEDCVLHWDGVLAPGELPVRTLSCQLTLCEAVGGDVWRVRLRAPAGKPPRYHAGQYVLIERDGSDPAAFSLASAPQEGRDLELHILARENSAIELLAQLQRDRFARVQMPFGDAHLADLPDGPLVLIAAGTGMAQMHSLIEFCRAAGFAHPVHLYWGVRRPEDFYELPHWQQWESVPNLHLHRIVSDLCGWQGRCGLLHEAVCEDFADLSGLRVYASGSPAMVYGTLDALVAAGMDAHQMRADVFAYAPRG; encoded by the coding sequence GTGAAAGTGACCTTGCAACCCTCCGGCGCCCAGCTCGAGCTGCAGCCCGGGGAACGTATCCTCGACGGTGCGCGGCGCCTGGGCTACGAGTGCCCGCAGAGCTGCCGCAACGGCAACTGCCACATCTGCGCGGCGCTGCTGGTGGAGGGCCGCGTGCGCCAGGACGGCGAGGTCCGCGACCACGGCGAACTCTTCACCTGCCTGGCCGAGCCCCTGGAAGACTGCGTGCTGCACTGGGACGGCGTGCTGGCCCCCGGCGAGCTGCCGGTGCGCACGCTGTCCTGCCAACTGACCCTCTGCGAGGCGGTGGGCGGCGATGTCTGGCGCGTGCGCCTGCGCGCCCCGGCCGGCAAGCCGCCGCGCTACCACGCCGGCCAGTATGTGCTGATCGAGCGCGACGGCAGCGACCCGGCGGCCTTCTCCCTGGCCTCCGCGCCGCAGGAAGGGCGTGACCTGGAGCTGCATATCCTGGCCCGCGAGAACAGCGCCATCGAGTTGCTGGCGCAGCTGCAGCGCGACCGCTTCGCCCGTGTGCAGATGCCCTTCGGTGACGCGCACCTGGCCGACCTGCCGGACGGCCCGCTGGTGCTGATCGCCGCCGGCACCGGCATGGCGCAGATGCACAGCTTGATCGAATTCTGCCGCGCCGCCGGCTTCGCCCACCCGGTGCACCTGTACTGGGGCGTGCGCCGACCGGAAGATTTCTACGAGCTGCCGCACTGGCAGCAGTGGGAAAGCGTGCCCAACCTGCATCTGCACAGGATCGTCAGCGACCTGTGTGGCTGGCAGGGGCGCTGCGGCCTGCTGCACGAGGCGGTGTGCGAGGATTTCGCCGACCTCTCCGGCCTGCGTGTCTACGCCAGCGGCTCGCCGGCGATGGTCTACGGCACCCTCGACGCGCTGGTGGCGGCGGGCATGGACGCGCATCAGATGCGCGCCGACGTGTTCGCCTACGCGCCGCGGGGCTGA
- a CDS encoding LysR substrate-binding domain-containing protein, with amino-acid sequence MSIQRLPPLNAVRAFEAAARLGSYVAASKDLHVTQPAIGRHVKLLEDWLGVQLFERTPRGVSLTPAGQRYYAKISTALQQIADAGFELAPGGTARWLKILVVPAFAKRWLMPRLESLRQQRPGLKVAVEPNPTFTEVDGKSADLGIVYGLPGVYPQCHSTLVRPAVFPVCSPAYLDEHGPLASVHELAQHKLIHVDDGEWWNLWLSTIGLDLRVNSDVLYVSNDHALSMAEAGHGIALANLVLVKHQLAAGTLVRPLPEEVPLESYQLLLPPGAVSADVAWFEEWIRAALQEEFATGSPRD; translated from the coding sequence ATGTCCATCCAGCGTCTTCCGCCGCTCAATGCCGTGCGCGCCTTCGAGGCCGCCGCCCGGCTGGGCAGCTATGTCGCCGCCTCGAAAGACCTGCATGTGACACAGCCGGCCATCGGCCGGCACGTCAAGCTGCTGGAAGACTGGCTGGGCGTGCAGCTGTTCGAGCGCACCCCGCGCGGGGTCAGCCTGACCCCGGCCGGGCAGCGTTACTACGCAAAGATATCCACAGCCCTGCAGCAGATCGCCGACGCCGGCTTCGAGCTGGCCCCCGGCGGCACCGCGCGCTGGCTGAAGATCCTGGTGGTGCCGGCCTTCGCCAAGCGCTGGCTGATGCCGCGCCTGGAGTCCCTGCGCCAACAGCGCCCCGGCTTGAAGGTCGCGGTGGAGCCCAACCCCACGTTCACCGAAGTAGACGGCAAAAGCGCCGATCTGGGGATTGTCTACGGGCTTCCCGGCGTCTATCCGCAATGCCACAGCACCCTGGTGCGGCCGGCGGTGTTCCCGGTGTGCTCGCCCGCCTATCTCGACGAGCACGGTCCGTTGGCCAGCGTGCACGAGCTGGCGCAGCACAAGCTGATCCACGTCGACGACGGCGAATGGTGGAACCTGTGGCTGTCCACCATCGGGCTGGACCTGCGGGTGAACTCCGACGTGCTCTACGTCAGCAACGACCACGCACTGTCGATGGCCGAGGCCGGCCACGGCATCGCGCTGGCCAACCTGGTGCTGGTGAAGCACCAGCTGGCCGCCGGCACGCTGGTGCGCCCGCTGCCGGAGGAAGTACCGCTGGAAAGCTACCAGCTGCTGCTACCGCCCGGCGCGGTCAGCGCCGACGTGGCCTGGTTCGAGGAATGGATCCGGGCGGCGTTGCAGGAGGAGTTTGCCACCGGATCACCGCGCGACTGA